Sequence from the Penicillium oxalicum strain HP7-1 chromosome IV, whole genome shotgun sequence genome:
CGGCTCCTCTGCGGAGCTGAAGTCCGCATGAGTGCGGATTGTGAAGATGCGCCTCCTGTTTCATTGTGGACTCGCAGCGAGGATGAGCTTTCATCCTTGTAAATATGTCCTTGCAGCTTTCCCCGGATCGCAACGCCTTTGACCCATCTGAATGGCCGTCTGTCGAGGCATTCCAGGCCGGCCTTTTGACATTTGCCACACGGCACTCCAGACTGGTCACACTGGATCCGCCGATTACGACAGGTGTAGCATGGTTTATTGGCCAAGTGATTCATCTTGAACGAAGAAACCTTTTGAGGACCGACTTAGTAGCGAATAGCTATGTAGATCATATACGGAGAGAAGGTTCCAGTGATGCTCATAAGTCGCCTTGCTGACTGATCCAGTCCTTAAGGTCCACTGTCACCAGCCAGTTTAATGAAAGTGGTAGGGCTTTTGATCCCCAGTCAACGTTTCGGCCGAATTCACAAAAAGCAAGGTGTGAGAGCGGATATAGCTTCATGACACTCTCAATATTCACTATTCAAATTCaagttctttttcttttttcaggGTGGAATGGATTCTGTGTTTCTACTAGCTCTCCTCGCGGGCGGCGCGAAGCAGGCCCGGTGCTCCAGAAAGCCAGCCAGGCAGCAAGGCATCCAAATGCCAAGCCCCTCCAAGCGAGCCTGTTCGACGTTCGGGCAATTTCATCCAGACTACCACGTGAAGTTGAAACTGAGCTAAGATGGCTAGCATACAGTAGCCCGAGCGAAGCCTTCTTGGCTCTGCTTACTTACCAATCACTGGTTCGTCAAGATGAGCAAGCGGCTGGATCAATTTGGTAGCCTGACACGAAATTCGACTGACACCAAGGTCGCCTTTGCCGTCTTTGAGGCTTCATCACCACATTTCGACCCTGAATATCTTATGATCCAGATTTAGCATCCAGGCACATGAGTAACCAGACATTGCGATTGGCTCAATCACTTGGCCCTCGGATATCTTGAGGAGATTGAAGGCTTCGCGTCTCTTTCATTCGCATTCTGTAAATAGAATCAAACTAAGATGTGAATCGGCCATTCCACGTGTATCGCAGCAACCGGAGTAAGTACAGTAAAGAATCTTGTAACTAATCGAACCGATAATCAAGCAATTGAGGGCTGCATCCGTCTTCCACCACACTACATAAGCGGAGCGATTTTCCAATGTATATGCATCTCTATGTTCAAAATCCTCACCTAAATCTCGATCCCAAGGTCTCAGTCTGAACTTTTCCGCTCGAGATTCTCCCTCACTATCATTGATCTATACTGCTCTCTCTTAGACATTCAGCTCTACCTATGGCATCAAAAATGCGTCTGCTGCTATAGCTGATTGTTCTGCTGTTCGACTGTGTAATTGGAGTGCTAGCTGTTCCCACGTCGAACCCAGCCGCAACTCCTACAGTCACCCCAGCTCGGACCAGAACTGATACGGATGTCGTCGTTCTTCAACAAAGAGGGACGGAGGCGACGACTGATTATGACCCGCATATCACGATTCATGTGCGCGAGGCCTCGATCAAGCCCTTCAGCCTAACACTGCATCTGCCTTCGAATACCTGCACGCCTACCATCACTCCTGATGGCAACGGTTACATTCCTCCCAGCGAGTGCAACGCTCTCTACCAGTACTATCCTTCTTTCAGAGCTGCACTAgccttttccattctttttggTATCCTCATGATCACGCATCTTGTCCAAGCCACCATTTTCAAGGAAGCGTACGTCTGGATCATCCTGATGAGTGCGACGTGGGAATGTGTAGGGTTCGTGACACGGGCGATAAGTACGCGAGATCAGCAGAGCAGCCGAGTGGTCTTGCCACAGTCACACAATTATGCATCCTCCTGTCTCCATTGTGTATGTATTTCCCAAGATTTTCACGCTGAATGGATCCGAAGATGCGctgagacttttttttctcaggGGTCAATGCATTTGACTATATGATCCTCCTCGGATGATTCACTTCTCTATACCAGACCGTCGAATTGGTATCTTCAAGCCATCCCTTCTCACCAtgatcttcatcctcctcgaccttgcTTCATTTGTCATCCAACTGATTGGAGGCATAGTCTCCCCATACTGTCAGAAGTGTCCCCTGGAGCTGCCACGTGTTATTAAGCATAATTTCTTGTGAGATCACGGTGTCTGTGGAGCGATCCGGATCCCCAACCAAGTCTACGAGTTCCGTTCCTGTAGGTCACCCTACACAATGTGCACCGAGAATCAAGGAGATTACCCCTGTGAACAAATTCAACTTCTAGGGGTCTTCAAGATTTTCATAAGACCGATAAGCATGAAGAAATTGCCGGCTGGAGTTCCTCATCATTAGGCCCCATAGTAGAACATACCATGGGCATTGCATCAAAGGCCGTACGATCGGAAAATGGTGTGTTAAAAACCCTGGCCACTGAAGCTATCTCCCATTGCTTTCCGCTCGACTTCTTACAAGGTGATAATCGTCAAGAATTGAGTATGGGTGTCAGATACGCTCATAGCACCAGTAGGGCGGTAAGCATGCCTCGCACATCATCTTGGCCATACGAAAGAAAAATCTTGGCTCAAAGCCCCTTCCTAGACAGGGTCGTCCGAAGTTGCAACTATGAAGGTTTTCCAAATCGTGCaagaatctcttcttccggAGGCAGCTGCGACGAAACCGCTCGAGGACGATTTGAATGTGCGAGACGAGTCCGATGCTTTGCACTGTCCGCTAGCGCTACTAATCGTGAGCGCATTGTTCAagtgtgaaaaaaaaaaacaatgaTAAAAACTTTGAAGATCAGCACTCACCTGTTCGGACATTGAGAACTGCATGGCCTGGGAGATCTGGCACCATTGCCTTGCTTGGTTTCTGGGGCCTTGAGAATTTCGAGCTTCCAGTCCCGCTGCGTTGGGCCCGATGTAGACGCTCTACCCCTCTCGGGCTATATGGGTATGAAGGGGTATTCGGAGTACGTGAGTTTCCAATGTTGGCCATGAAGGGCGCTGATTGAGGCGGTGGCATAACTGGCCCACTCTGGGTAGTCATGCAGTGCAAAGTTTGAGAGGCGTTCTCTGATGCGGCCGTTTCCATACGCGATTTCATGGCTCGGGCTTTGAGCAAATTGTAGAGATTTGTCATTTGTGCAAGTTTTTTGGTTTTCTCACGATAGAGATCCACGAGCTCTtggttcttcttctgaaGTTGTGCGTGTTGTGCTTGCATGTCTGTTCAGGGACAAGTGCGTATAAAGTCGATCATTAGAGCAATGAATTTGTGGGCGAGGTTTATGCGCGACAAACGTACCTGACACTTTGCTGTGCAACGTCGAAATCTCTGAATTGGCATTGTGGATAACCTTGTCCATCTGTGTGCTGAGACTGGCGTACTTTTCGGTGAGACTCTTTCCGAGGTATTCTTGGTAAAATCTGAGGAGTAAAATCTCAGTCAGTGCATTCAGTCTAATAGCTCTTACGCAGAATTACATCTCTTGGGTGCTCTGATAAGCCCAGAAGCCCAATGCTCGACCAGCACACTCCATAATCGTTGTGGGATCCATTCCACTCAGCACGCTTGTCTTGTAGTCCTCGGTAGGATTCAAAACGGTGGACACCGCATCGTCCGGATTGCAAAGTACTGTTTGACAGGCAGGGCATCGGCGGCCACTTGTCGTGGGATGCGAAAGACCGAGACGATTTGCACACTCAAGACAGAATATGTGACTTCTGTAATCAGCACCATGGTTCGAGCACCTCAGAAGCCCGGACTTACGAGCACGTGGTCACCACAGCTCTTTCTTGTAGTTGAGCTCTACATTTGAGGGCATTGCAGCGCAAGTGAAAATCCATGATGCGCAAGGCTGGAACTCCTTCGGTAGagtgatggatgatgagtggacagatggatggatggatgaaATTGCAAGGCCGAAGGTCACCTGAGGTCTCGGTCGAAAGGCCGCCACACCTGCCAAGCGGCGGAGAGATACATAACTTGAAAGCGAGCCCTGCCTCTGAGATGCCATTAAACACTTAAACATAAAGAATGCAAGGCTATTCAAAAGCTTttctagaagaagaaagTATTCCCTAGTGCGTCACGCCGCGTCGAAGtcatcttttcttcaaattctTTTCCGGGCTCAAACTCGTTCCAGAGACTGGCCGGGAAGATATGTTTGTTCCTTTCGTACCATCGTCGGTCTACGACTTTGGTTTCACTGGCGTCGTTATCAGCACCTTCCAACTTCTGCTCACTAGAGCGATGAAGTGGGTTTTTGTCATCTGTTTGAGTTGGCAAGGGCTTATCCGAGTAGTTGAAGAGCAGACCACCAGCGCGAGAAAAACTGGGAACCCGGTTGGCGATGAAATAATAGAAATCGTAATGCTGTGCCGACATGAATTTAGCCAGTTGTATTTGAGCTCGTACAGATAAATTACTCACATGAGGTACAATCACATCACCTTTAACCAGCATCAAGTCATCGACGCTAATCCGAGCCCACTCTTTCCGCGCCTTGGACGTGCCGCTGGTACGACCAACTCCCATCTCCGCCCCAACCTTCCGACATCGATCTAGAAAGAGCCAGATATGGTCACcctttctcatcttcactGATCCAGCGGGCGTACTTGTACCATCGAAAAAGACAAATGGGACTGCGATCTCCGTGTTTTTGACTGCCTCCTGCATCGCCAGGAATTCCTTGCGCAAAGCATCCCGAGCTTTGGCCTCGGCGTCTAGTGCGGCTTTGGTGAGCGCCTTTGGGGGAGGTGGCGCATTGGGATTCGCCTTCATTCGCGGAACAGTCAAAGCGGAGGGAGGTGTGAGGGCTTCCTCCATGGGTGTCTTCGAACCAGATCGCGAAGCTCTCGAATCGTGTGGTGTTCCAGCAGATTCTTCGCCGCCTTCGTCATGTTCATCCCCAAAGGAAAGTTTGCTTTTTGCTagagccttcttcttcttctttttgggaggcGCATCGCTTCGCGGTGTGGAGGATCTGGTGCGACGCGATCAGTGTCAAACTTGCGTGAACCGAAGAGAGCAGCTCCTCTTCCCAAACTTACCCGTCAGTTGCTTCGCCTGCTGAGGGGGTCGCACCTCGTGAGCCATTAGACAATATTCCAAGTGATTTGTCGTgtgcttccttctctttttgcTCTAAAACTTCGGCGCGTCGCTTTCGAAAGTCGGAAAGATGCACAAGACCGACTGTTTGCGACTTGAGCATGTCCTCGGCGGACACAGTCTGGCCAGTAAAAGACCGCGGGGTCGACACCCGGCTTTCTTGTTCAGATGACTCCATTTTGTGACAAGGCAGGGGGAAACTATTGAATTAGCAGCAGGCAGCTGAGTATGGGAAATTATCACAGTCGGTCCTACTACTTCTGACTTCTTGCGACTCCGGGCACGTGACTTGTACCATTGCACTTCATGGCCAACCGATAAAGCATGCGTGACAATCGAAACCGCGAATTACGAGGAGAACCTGCAGCACTTCTAGTACATATGGAAAGATTACAACCACTCCATTCTGGGTGCGAAACTTTTTGAGCCATGAGTGTTCACGTTCACTAGTCCACCCTGATAAGGCAAGATAAGCTGAAGGTTGTCAATCGGAGCTCGAAGCTATCCCCACGCTGTGCAAACACAGCAAACTTCTGTCCAATCAAGTCATGCTGCATCTGGACCGCGTACGCGATAATCTTCACCTGTAAAGGACTCCCTTCATACAATCGCAAacatgatggatgaagaagaggacgattTCTACGATCCTGCAGACTCGGTTCCTGCTGGACAGGTACCCACTCATGCCGACAATGAAGCTGCACAGCAACAAACAGACGGttttgaggaagaggaggaggttgaggtCGAGGACGACGATGTGTGTTCCCAAGCCCCCAAGAGTCATGAAGTAGACTAATTCGGAAAAATAATAGGACGATTTCAATATCATCACAGAGGCACCGGCCGACGTGCCGCCTCAGGAAATGTAAGATCTAGCTATGGCATGGACAAGCTGCCTCGGTTCTCTGCTGACTTTGACAGATCCCATCCACGCCATACAAGTCTACGACAAGAGTCTCAGCGACCACCCTCAGCGGATCCTTCAATAGTGTCAAAATCGGCAACACCTTCCGGGACTCCGCATCTCGATGTGTCGACCCCTGTGCCCCCGGCCGCGGGAACTGCAGCTGCCTCGACAAAGCAAGGCATGCCTCTCAGACCGGGATCGTCCTATCCAGCTGTGCACACTTCCACGATTGATGTCAATGGGAATCCAGTGCACCCATCAACGGGAAAGACGATCATGGCCACCGATATGGACGCAGACTTCCCAGCCGACGACAAGCCTTGGCGACGCCCTGGGACCGACATGACCGACTTCTTCAATTATGGATTCGACGAGTTCACATGGGTCAGCTACTGTCTGAAGCAACAAGAGGTTCGGAAGGAAGTGGgagatcaaaagaaacagaTGGAAGATATGACTTCATTCTTGGGCATGGGGATGCCTCCGATGCCTGGTGCGCCTCCGGTCCCAGTTGTACCTGGCCCTGGCGCGCCACCCATGGCAGGTATGCCGGGCATGCCGGACATGAATCCCGAGATGATGCAGGGCATGCTCGCCTCCATGATGTCCCAGGGGCTGGATCCATCCAACATGGACCCGATGGCTTTCATGCAGCACGCGCAGTCAATGATGGGGGGCCAGTCAGGGCCCGGTCAGCATGGCCAAAATGGCTTCGGGGGGCAAGGGCAGGCTCAAAACTATGGTCAGGGTGGCCAGGGCCAAATGGGATATGGAGGCTACGATCAACGAGGAAATTATGGAGGCGGGCGCGGACGCGGCCGAAGATGGTGATCAGTATGGCGCCTGGAATATGAACCGCCCCATCAATCAGGGGTATACTTGTGGTGAATTGGGATGCTACGGTCATAGACGAGTATGAAAAATCAACAATAATCATCTTTAGGCTCTGTCAGTCGACGGTCCCCAGCCAGTCTCCAAACCCAGGACAGGCGGAGCTCCGGTCGGGGGAAGACGACACAATCTCGGGAGATTGAAACAGTTGGTTGGCTGAGTAGTACAGTAACTGAGAATCGAGCAATCCCTTCTGGTGCCTGTCAGGATATAATTCTGCACACCAGGGATCTCTGAATGAACCCCAGATCCCCTGCGAGATCAAGGCGCTCGCGGCGTGGAAATGTGTAGAAGCCGGAAGTCGGCGCGGACCCTATTCCTCGGGAGTCGAAGCTTTGAAGTCTTGGCATTCTGGAAATTTCTCGCCGCAGAAGCCCAGATCTTCAACCCCCGGACAcgtctttcttccctttctccatctttcCTTCATCATCCGACCCTTGGCCTCGCGATCCCCAACTCACGAAATCGCCCACAATGGTAAGTGCACATAGTCTCCCCTTGGCAAAATATGACTTGAGCACTTGTgtcggcttttttttctcttgatgCTTTTGAAACATTTGCAGAGCTAGCTTGACGCGCTGTGGCTCCTTTCCGCGCTCCATTCCGCCGTTATCCTCCCTACACTTACTCTTATCGCGCAAGATGctcatctcttcttccatagTCTGTCCTCCGTAACATCAAGAGCCTCGCTCCCCTCCTCGATCGGGTTCTGGTCCAGCGCATCAAGCCCGAGGCCAAGACCGCCTCTGGTATCTTCCTTCCCGAGAGCAGCGTCAAGGAGCAGAACGAGGCCAAGGTCCTTGCTGTTGGACCCGGTCTTCTCACCAAGGACGGTCAGCGTATCCCCATGGGTGTCAACGCTGGCGATAAAGTCTTGATCCCTCAGGTAAGCGACCAATCAGCCCTTACTGCCGCGACTATCCCCGCGCCCAAGTCCATCTTGTCACGGATGCCGATGAGCAATCACGTTGTTTCATGGTCGACTACGAGTTTAAAATTGGTATAAATTCTGTTGCTAACCAGCTGCCTGTGAATAGTTTGGTGGCAGCCCTATCAAGGTTGGCGAGGAGGAGTACCACCTCTTCCGTGACTCCGAGTATGTATCCTGACTCATCCGCGTTCTGAGTTCGGCCATTCTGAGGTTATCTAACCTTCCACAGGATTCTCGCCAAGATCAACGAGTAAACGAGTCGCCGACAAATTCTTTTTGATCCCTTATCTCTCCTTCGCCCGAGTGTCTGCCTGAATCTGTTCCCTTCGTCGTCGGCCGTCAGATCCAAGTTCACAGCGAGAGATATTCGGTCTGTATTATATCGACGCGGAGCTTTCGGGTCCGATCATTCTCAACGATCTTGAACACGATAATATGTTTTAAAAATTTACCTTACCAACGGGTCGCCCGCTCACGAGGCTTGCCAGATATGTTCTCTAACCGCATGCAACATACTGGGGGCGCTCATCTTTGCATACTGAAGTTTTGAAGCGCTGGATTGGCCTCTCGGGGTCTTGCATGTATTCATTTTACCATTGTATCATTACCCACCGAATCGCAACTCGCCCTTAATGCTGTGCTATACCTTCAGCTTTTTGCCATAACAGTAAAAGATAATCAGGCCGTAGGTTCGGTCCGACGCTAGCCATCTCCATATAAGAGGCAGCGCGTGCGTAGCTTCAATTAATCGTGTGCCTGCCTAGTCCAGCAGAGCAATCCAGCTGGTTGGGTAAACTGATCCCCTTAAACAATACATTAGATTCTCGCTTGACTACAGATGGTGAACTTGGATAAACTACTACCAATACGGACATATCCGTGTTCCATCCAATTGACAAGACTGGTCGCCTGGCTTCCAGGCCTTCACCTGTGTT
This genomic interval carries:
- a CDS encoding Pre-mRNA polyadenylation factor fip1, producing the protein MMDEEEDDFYDPADSVPAGQVPTHADNEAAQQQTDGFEEEEEVEVEDDDDDFNIITEAPADVPPQEISHPRHTSLRQESQRPPSADPSIVSKSATPSGTPHLDVSTPVPPAAGTAAASTKQGMPLRPGSSYPAVHTSTIDVNGNPVHPSTGKTIMATDMDADFPADDKPWRRPGTDMTDFFNYGFDEFTWVSYCLKQQEVRKEVGDQKKQMEDMTSFLGMGMPPMPGAPPVPVVPGPGAPPMAGMPGMPDMNPEMMQGMLASMMSQGLDPSNMDPMAFMQHAQSMMGGQSGPGQHGQNGFGGQGQAQNYGQGGQGQMGYGGYDQRGNYGGGRGRGRRW
- a CDS encoding 10 kDa heat shock protein; protein product: MSVLRNIKSLAPLLDRVLVQRIKPEAKTASGIFLPESSVKEQNEAKVLAVGPGLLTKDGQRIPMGVNAGDKVLIPQFGGSPIKVGEEEYHLFRDSEILAKINE